Genomic segment of Gloeocapsa sp. PCC 7428:
GGCAATTTGGTTCTCCGCACTCTAAAGCTGTCAAGTTTCATCCTTGGTATCCTGACAGTCTTGGTGTTTAAACGAAAAGTCAATCTAAATTGCTATGCAGTTAACCATCAAAAATCAAATCTTATGGCAACTCTTGAGTATCTATGCTGCTACTCTAGGATTTTTAAGGAAAACTAAAATCCGCAGTCAGATTGACGCATCAGCTTTGTTTCTACCACCTTCTGATCCTGGTAGTGTTGGTGATGAGGCGATGCTAGCTGCTAGCATGGAATATCTTGCTGCTCAAGGCGTTAAGCGGATTGGTATCATTACTTTGCAACCTACCGCGCGTTGGGAAAATCTTAAGCTGGTTACTGAGACAGTTAATATCAAAGGTTTTTTTACTCGTGGTTGTTGGTGGGAGCGTTTTCGCTTTGTTAACAAGGTTAGCCGTTATGAGCGTTTCTATTGCCTTGGGGCAGATGTTATGGATGGTTTTTACTCAGATAATGTCACCCTACTACGGCTCCACCTTGTGGCGCTAGCGGCAAAGACAGGAGCCGATTCTGCCATTCTTGGCTTTAGCTTTAATCACCAGCCAACTGATACTGCGGTGCAATCCCTTTCTCAGTTGCCTGCGAATGTGCGGCTTTGCTGCCGCGATCCAATTTCTCACCAGCGGGTTAAGCAGTGTGTCCAACACCCCGTCGAATTAGTGGCTGATTTAGCCTTTATGCTCCAACCAGCGGAAGATTCTGATCTAGCAGTAAGTGTATCAAGGTGGGTTCGCGCTCAAAAAGCTCAAGGTCGAATCGTTCTCGGAATCAATGCAAATGCGTTGCATCTGACGAAGGTAACACGGTTAAACCGTAATGAATTCATTCAATTTTATGCTAATGCCTTCATCAACCTTTTTTCTAGTAATCAGATTAGCTTGCTCATGATTCCCCACGACTTTCGTGGAGATGATAGCGATGTCTCAATCGCTCAAGCGATCCTCGAAGCAATGCCAGCAGCGATTAAACCTTATTGTATGCAGGTGCCAACTCCGTGTAGTGCAGCAGAAATCAAATCAATATGTGCTGAGCTTGACTTAGTTCTGACTGGGAGAATGCATCTTGCGATCGCCTGTTTAGGTCAAGGAATTCCCGTCGGTGGCGTTACCTACCAAGGTAAATTCGAGGGTCTTTTTCACCACTTTGAGTTACCAGGAATGACAATTGAGCCTGAGAAGGCATTTCAGCCAGGTGTTCTCACTCATTTTATCACCGATCTCCTTGCCAAACGTGAAGACATACGTCAGCAAATTCTGTGTCACCTAGCTAATGTGAAAGCTCTATCACGCTTTAACTTTGAGCGTCAACTGGAAAACGCTCTTGCTGACCCTGTGCTTCGATAAGGCACACAACCTGAGTCATGCCTAATTGTGTCTATCTACTTAAAGCGGATATGTCGGTTTACCAAAGCTATATTTGAGTTTGAACGGAACACCTATAAAAGTTTAGTTCATCTTCAAGATATCGAGTTTACAAACAGTAAAGAACGCGCGCTCAAAATGGATATTTTGCACCCCAAAATATCAGCAAAGTCAATGCCTGTATTAGTTTGGATTCATGGTGGTGCTTGGCGCGAAGGTAGCAGAAAACAAGGACTCAAGCACTTCGTTTCCTTTGCCCGTCAGGGCTTTTTTTGTGCCAGCATTGAATATCGTTTGAGCCACGAAGCCATCTTTCCGGCTCAAATTGAAGATTGTAAGTGCGCCATTCGTTTTCTTCGCGCTCATGCGCAAGAGTTTCATATTGATCCCCAACGTATTGGTGTTTGGGGAGTTTCTGCTGGTGGACATCTCGCAGCACTTTTAGGAACAACACATCAAATTCAGGAGTTTGAAGGAAACGGCGGCTGGGCTAACTATTCTAGCTGCGTACAAGCTGTATGCGATTGGTTTGGTCCAACTGATTTTTTGCGAATAAATGACTTTCCCCGTAACATTGACTTTGCTCCTGCAGACTCACCGGAGGCGGCTTTGATTGGCGGAATTGTTGTAGAAAACCAAGAAAAAGCAGCAAAAGCTAACCCAATTACTTTTGTTAGTAAAGATGCTCCTCCTTTTTTAATTATGCATGGCGATAACGATTTATTAGTACCACTCAACCAAAGCCAATTACTATTTGATGCCTTGAAGAAAGCAGAAGTAGAGGTAACGCTTGAAGTTGTCAAAAATGGCGGACACGGAAACAAAAAGGAGTTTAGTTCGCGGGCTATTACCAAAAAAATGGAGAAGTTTTTTAAGAAGCACTTAGCTTAGCAGATTCATTAGAAAAACTATGAATTTGCAAAACAATATAATTCTCGATTAAGTGCTGTAATTATAATTATAATTTTTCATCTTCCTGAACTTTTCCACTTTACTTCATTCCATAACAGATTTTTAATAAAGATAAAAAAACATAGTAATATTATGCGAATATTATTCATTGTCGGTTCATTTCCTGCCCTGTCAGAAACTTTTATTCTGAATCAGATTACAGGATTAATCGAGCGGGGTCACGAAGTTGATATTTATTCGCTGCATAGACCAAAAAATACTCAAAAAGTTCACCCAGATGTAGAAAACTACCGTCTCCTTGAGCGAACATACTATGCCCCCGAACGCGCTACAAACGCTTTTGTAAGGCTGTTGCAAGCTGGTAGATTAATATTAGTGAATAGCGGCAAACATCCTATAGCACTGCTGCGATCGCTCAGTCGTTTCAACAACAGAAATCAGCTAAAACCTATAGAATGGGTGTACTCAACGATGCCTTTTCTGGGCAAGCAGCCGTATGATATTATCCACTGCCAGTTTGGGGTGTATGCCCTCAAGGGTATGATACTCCGCGATATTAGTGCTATTCAAGGCAAATTAGTCACATCATTTCGTGGCTTTGATATTAGCTGGTATGTTCAAGAATACGGAGAGCAAGTTTATAACGAACTCTTCAAAAAAGGAGATTTTTTTCTATCAAACTGCGAATATTTTAGGCAACGCGCTATCAATCTCGGCTGCGATGCCAAAAAGATTGTTGTGCTTGGTTCAGGAATTGATTGCGAACGGTTTTTCTTTAAACCACGTTTTCCCGGCTCGGATGGTAAAGTTCGCATTACTACAACTGGTCGCCTTGTAGAAAAAAAAGGTATAGCTTACAGCATTCGTGCGGTTGCTCAATTAGCCAAAACTCACCCGCACATTGAGTACAACATCATTGGTGACGGACCGTTAAAAACAGAGTTGCAAACTCTCATTGAAGAACTCAATGTGAGTCACCAAATCAAACTACTGGGTTGGAAACATCAACAGGAAATTATTGAAATTCTCGACCGAACGCATATTTTTGTTGCGACAAGCGTGACAGCACAAGATGGTAATCAGGACGCCCCAGTTAACACTTTAAAAGAAGCAATGGCGATGGGTATACCTGTTATTGGTACAAGACACGGTGGTATTCCTGAATTAATTGAAGATGGTGTTTCTGGTTTTTTAGTGCCAGAACGCGATGTCGAGACTTTAGCTGAAAAGATAGTTTATCTGTGCGATCGCCCAGAAATTTGGCAACCGATGGGTCAGGCTGGTCGGGCGTATGTAGAACAGCACTACGACACGAATAAGCTCAACGATCAGCTAGTCCAAATCTACGAGCAACTCCTGATTAATGAAGATAAAAACGGTGTAATAAATCCTAATTTCCAAGAGGCTATTGCCTAAATAATCATAATTTTTAACCAATGCTACACGGACAACAACGTTACTGATTAACTATAAACCGCAAGCAAACAGGAGCTATTTATGACCGAGCCACAAGTTACGATTGTAGTTTCTCCCCGCGAGCGTTTTAGCTATACTCGCGAATCTCTAGAAAGTATTTACGAGCATACAAAAACTCCTTTTAATTTAATTTATGTTGATGGTGGTTCGCCAACACAAATCAAACACTATTTAGCTGCACAAGCGCGCGAGAAGAAGTTTCAACTTATTCGTACTGAACACTATCTTTCACCTAATCATGCTAGAAATTTAGGGCTAGCTCAGGTTAACACCGAGTATGTTGTCTTTATTGACAACGACGTGGTTGTCACCCTAGGCTGGCTGGATAAACTAATTGAGTGTGCACAGACAACAAACGCAACAATAGTTAGTCCTCTGATTTGCCAACACTTACCCTTACATGAGATAGTACATTGCGCTGGCGGAGAATCTGGCGTACGTGTTGAGGCTAAAGATGGAAACGTCCGGCGGCGGATGATTGAGAAAATCTATATGCAAGGGCGTAAAGTCGCGGATGTCCGCCCGAAACTGCAACGCAGCGAAACAGGTCTTGCTGAATTTCATTGCATGATGGTGCGTACCGATATTTTCGCTCAAGTTGGAATGCTTGATGATAAGTTGCTGAATACAAAAGAACACGTAGATTTTTGCATTTTAGTTAACGAAGCTGGCGGTAGCATCTATTTAGAACCAGATTCGATCGTCACCTATGTACCAAGTTCCTCACTAACGTGGGCAGATACGACTTTTTATATGCTGCGTTGGAGTGACGCATGGGAATTGGCTAGCTTACACCGCTTGCGTGACAAATGGAATTTAACCGAGGACGATTATTTCAAAAATAAGTATAAAAAGTTAGGATGGCGACGCTATATGTCCATTATCCAACCGCTGAGTGCCGACCTTAGCTTGGGACAGCGCGGGCGTGTTCGTCGGATAATAACAGATACTTTAATATCTATAGATAAACGACTTAATAGATATATTACTACGCGTTACGCTCAAAAACATTTGCCGTTAAAGGAACAGCCTGTATTACAAGTGCAGCAAAGACCAATGGCAGTAGCATCGCATAAGTGATGTGAAGCGGGACGCTAACAGCAACATTAGATACACTAAAGCTCGTAAAAGCGACTACTTACTCATTGGCAATTGAGTTAAGACATTAGAAGCACAAAAAAGTAAGCATCACGCCTATAACATTTGCGGGCTGTCTGTTTAAAAGCAGTACAGTCCGCTTTTTGCTGACAATTTTTAAGCCAAAAGAACCCTTTCGCGGAGAAATTCCATTAATGATTGTAGTTTTGAAAGCAGGTACGCCAAAGGAAGAAATAGAGCGAATTTGTCAAGAAATACATAAGCAGAATGCGATCGCAGAAAAGAGTATTGGTCAGCATAAAGTTGTCATCGGTATCCTCGGAGATACAGCAGCGCTTAATGTAGAACACATTCAACAAATTAGTCCTTTTATCGAACAAGTTGTTCGAGTCAACAAACCCTATAAACGCGCAAGTCAAGAATTTCGTCATGGACCAAGTACCGTAGTTGTCTCGACACCGAATGGCGATGTTGCTTTTGGACAAGAACATCCGATTGTCGTTGTCGCGGGACCTTGTTCGGTCGAAAACGAGCAAATGATCGTTGAAACTGCGCAACAAGTCAAAGCCGCTGGTGCGAAATTTTTGCGTGGAGGGGCTTACAAACCACGCACATCACCTTATGCGTTTCAAGGACACGGTGAAAGTGCCTTAGGGTTACTTGTACAAGCGCGGGAAGCTTCGGGTTTAGGCATTATTACTGAAGTTATGGATACCGCTGATATTGAGAAAGTTGCCGCAGTTGCTGATGTGTTGCAAATCGGCGCGCGAAATATGCAGAACTTCTCGTTACTTAAAAAAATTGGTGCTACAGGTAAGCCAATTTTGTTGAAACGCGGTATTTCAGCAACGGTAGAAGAGTGGCTCATGGCTGCTGAGTACATTTTGGCAGCAGGAAACCCGAATGTGATTCTTTGCGAGCGCGGAATTCGCAGCTTTGACCGGCAGTATGCCCGCAACACGCTTGATTTAGCCGTCGTACCCGTGTTGCGATCGCTCACGCACCTGCCAATTATGGTAGACCCCAGTCACGGTACTGGCAAAGCCGAATATGTGCCACCGATGTGTTTAGCAGCGATCGCGGCGGGAGCAGATTCACTTATGGTCGAAGTTCATCCTAACCCAGCTAAGGCACTCTCCGATGGTCCGCAGTCGCTCACACCAGCAAAATTTGAGCATTTGATGCACGATATCGCGGTTGTCGGTAAAACCTTTAGTCGCTGGGTGCAACCACCAACGCCTCATCAACAGTCATTTATGCCTGCTTTTGCCAGCGTGTAAACTTCATTGTCTTAAAAACCTTTCAAGGAACTACATGAATACAGCAGTACAAACACAAGCGTCTACAAACTTAAACGCAGATACGATTTTATTAGGCGATCGCAACCTCACAATTGATGAAGTTGTGAGTGTGGCACGTCATGGTGCCAAAGTAAACATCAGTACAGCAGACAACGTTGCACAACGTATTCAAGCATCATGTGACTATATCGCTGAAGCCGTCGCCACAGGTAGACCAATCTACGGTGTCACAAGTGGTTTTGGTGGAATGGCAAACGTGGTCATTTCGCGCGAGTATGCAGACCTTTTACAACATAACCTCGTGTGGTATCACAAAGTCGGTGCTGGACGAAAGTTGCCACTGACCGATGTCCGCGCCGCAATGCTGTTGCGTGTGAATTCACACTTGCATGGTGCTTCAGGAATCCGCCGCGAGATCGTCCAGCGAATGGAAATGTTTCTCAATGCTAGGGTGACACCGCACGTTCCTGAATACGGTTCAATTGGTGCTAGTGGCGATTTGACACCGCTATCGTACATTACAGGTGCTTTGATTGGTTTAGACGATCGCTACAAGGTTGACTTTGATGGCGAAGAAATCGATGCAATTACTGCGCTAGAACGATTGGGATTACCGCAGTTGCAACTCCAAGCCAAAGAAGGGTTAGCCATGATGAATGGCACCTCGGTGATGACCGGAATTGCGGCGAACTGTGTTTACGACACGCGGCTACTGATGGCGCTGACAATGGGCGCGCACGCACTTATTTTGCAAGGGTTGAACGGGACAAATCAATCATTCCATCCCTTCATTCACAAACTGAAACCGCATCCAGGGCAAAAATGGGCAGCATCGACAATGCTCGATTTGCTCGCCGGTTCGCGCTTGATTCGTGAAGAGTTAGACGGTACGCACGAGTATCGCGGTCAAGCCCCAATTCAGGATCGTTACTCTTTACGGTGTTTAGCCCAATACATGGGACCAATTGTTGATGGTGTATCGCAAGTTGCGCAGCAAGTCGAAATCGAAATGAACTCGGCGACAGATAACCCACTCATTGATGTTGAAAACCAAGCCAGCTATCACGGTGGTAATTTCTTGGGACAGTACATCGGTATGGGGATGGATCACCTGCGGTACTACATCGGGATGATGGCAAAACACCTTGATGTGCAAATTGCCTATCTCGTTGCACCTGAGTTTAACAACGGATTACCTGCATCTTTAGTTGGTAACAAAGAACGCATTGTGAATATGGGGCTAAAGGGATTGCAAATAACCGGCAACTCGATTATGCCGTTGTTAAGCTTCTACGGAAATTCGATCGCGGATCGCTATCCTACCCACGCCGAACAATACAACCAAAATATCAATAGCCAAGGATTTGCTGCTGCGAATTTAACGCGCAACGCGGTTGAGATCTTTCAGCAGTATATGGCGATCGCACTCATGTTTGGCGTCCAAGCGGTTGACTTAAGAACGTATGCGTATGCAGGACATTACGACGCGAGTGAGTGTTTATCACCGACAACACGACGTTTGTATCAAGCTGTGCGTGAAGTCGTCGGACAGCCTTCGTCTGCCACTCGCCCGTACATCTGGGACGATCGCGAACAACCCTTAGACGAACACATCGCCAAAATTGCCGCTGATATCGCGGCGGAAGGTGTCATTGTCGCAGCAGTAAAAGATCTCTTGACTAGCTTGAAGTAAGGACTCGTAGTGATGAATATTGCCCAACACGTCGAACGCGGTCATCATTTATTTCCTGATAAGATTGCGCTGATCTTTGAAGAAAGATCTTACACCTACAAAGATCTTGATTTACTAGCGAACCGCGTCGCTAATGGATTACGCGATCGCAACATTCATCGCGGCGATCGCATTGCCTTATTTTTGCCGAATATTCCCGAATTCATCATTGCCTACTTAGGCATAGTCAAGATCGGTGCGGTTGCGGTATCGCTTAATGCCATGCTCAAAAGCACCGAAGTTAGCTTTATTCTCAACGATTCTGGTGCGAAAGCCGTTGTCACCACCGCCGAACTTGTGGAGAATGTCCCCACAGCTGATTTACCTGAGTTGAAGCATATCTTAATTGCCGAAGGCGAAAGTGATAAGGGAATTAGCTTAGCGGAAATGATGGCAAGTGCTTCACCCCAAGCCAAAGCGATTGAAATGGATCGCCATGCACCTGTTGCGATCGTCTATACTTCAGGCACGACAGGCTTTCCTAAAGGTGCGACGCTATCTCACGGCAATGTTATTTCTAACAGCTACTCACAAAACCGCTGTTGCGGGATGAGTGCTGAAGATCGCATCTTACTATACCTACCTCTATTCCACTGCTTCGGTCAAAATGCCGTCCTCAACGCTGGGCTAAACGCTTGCGCGACAATCGTTCTTCATCGTCATTTCGACTTAGAGAAAATTCTCAACTCGGTCGCTACTGAGAAAATCACGATGTTCTTTAGCGTACCGACAGTCTATATCCTACTCCTCAACATGGGGACGTTAAAGTATGACATGAGTTCGATTCGCTACTACTTCTCAGCTGCTGCACCACTTCCTGTAGAAGTTGCCCAACGCTGGTTTGACAAGTATGGACTAGAAATTCATCAAGGCTACGGATTAACTGAAACCTCGCCGTGTGCTAGCTACAATAATGACTTTAAATACAAAGTCGGGTCAATTGGCACGCCGATTGAAAACGTCGAGATGAAAATCGTGCATGCGGATGGCAAAGATGCCTTACCAGGAGAACCAGGCGAAATTGCAATTCGCGGACCAAACGTCATGCTGGGATACTGGAACCGCCCGTTTGAAACCGCAGAAGTGATCAAAAATGGTTGGTTCTACACCGGTGATATCGGTCAAATTGATGAAGATGGCTACTTCTACATTGTGGATCGTTCCAAAGACATGATCAATGTCGCAGGATTCAAGGTCTATCCAACTGAAGTAGAAAACGTCATTTATCAACACCCAGCAGTTGCCGAAGTTGCGGTTTATGGCGTTCCCAACTTGGAAACGACGGAAATCGTCAAAGCCAATATTGTCCTCAAACCAGACCAAACTGTTAGCGAAAAACAAATGATTGCTTTTTGTTCGGAACGTATGGCAGCGTATAAAGTACCTAAAGCAATTAAGTTTGTTGATTCGATTCCTAAAAACCCTACAGGAAAAGTCTTAAAACGCGTTCTGCGCGACGAGGCTGCTAGCGAAGTCTTGGTTAAACCAAGCCGCTTTCCTGCAAAGCCTACGGTTGCAACTACAGCACCAGTAGCAACACCAGCCACTACTAATAATTCCAATAAAGGTGTCTTGAAAGCTTTAGGTAACTTGTTTAAAAATCGAAATTAGCTCGAACAGAACCAACGTAGCGAAGCAAAAAAAAGATTAGCTGTTAACAATTAGCTAAACATTACAGATGAACTTAAGGTGTGAACGAGCTTTTGGCTCTTAGCAATTCATTGACTTTACGCAAATTGAAGAGAAATCATGAAATCTTTAGAAGAAATGAGTGTCTCCCAAGCAGAACAAAACTCGACGCTAGAGCCAAATACCTCAGAAGGAGAAGTGTATATTGCGCCCCGCAACTCTATTGAACTCCAACTTGCCCAAATGTGGGAGCAAGTGTTGGAAATTCAGCCGATTAGCATTATAGACAACTATTTTGATCTAGGAGGAGATTCTCTACGGGCGCTGCGCCTATTCGATCTGATTGAGCAAACATTTGGCAAAAAGTTATCTTTAGCAACTTTAATCCAAGCACCAACACTCGAACAACTCGCTCAAGTCATTGGTCAAGAAACTGAATCTGTACGTTTTACCTCACTAGTGCCAATTCAGCCGAGTGGTTCTAAACCACCTCTATTTTGTATGCATGGAAATGGTGCTCATGTTCTTGCTTTCCAGGATCTAGCCCAATATCTAGGTGCCGATCAACCATTTTATGGATTGCAAGCACGTGGAGTAGATGGAGTGACAACTCCTTTAAACCGAATTGAAGACATGGCAGCTGCCTATATCGAAGAAATTCGCGCAGTTCAACCCGAAGGGCCGTATTACTTAGCTGGCTTCTCTTCTGGAGGAGTAGTGGCGTTTGAGATGGCGCGCCAGTTACACGCTAAGGGTGAAAAAGTCGCATTTGTAGGCTTACTCGATACTTTTGTTCCAGGTTGTTTCAAAAAAGTGACTGTACCAGAGTGGTTCTCGCGCCAATGGCGTAACTTCTGGCGTTTCGGGTTGAAACACCCAGTAAAAATGGCTTATCGCAGTCTTCAAAGAAAATGGTACTTTGTCTACTGGAATATTTATCTTTTACTAGCAGGCTCTCTACCTTATTTTTGGCATAGAAAATACGTAGGATACAGTATCAGAAAAGCAATGCGCACCTATAAATTCCAACCTTATGCAGGTAAGTTAACGCTGTTTCGTGCCACCGAAGTGCCAGGAAAAGGGTGGTATTACTACCCCTCAGGAATGCCGACGCCTGATGATTGGTATACCAAAGATCCTGAATATGGTTGGGGTAGCCTTGCCGAAGGAGGATTGGAAACTCACGATCTTCCTGGTAATCACTCAACAATTCTCAAAGAACCGTATATTCAAGTTTTAAGTAATACATTGGAGGCTTGCTTGGAAAAAGCACGCGCTGAGGCTACTCGCGCTGAGTTGAATCAAATTGCATAATGTATGCCTGTTGGGGAGTATTACAAGGCTTTAGATGTGACAGAGAATTAACATAGAAAGCGATCGCCTAATTTGCCACTAGATTCTCTCTGCTTTCATAAAGATTATGAACTCGCATAAAAACATCACTAGTAATTGCCACCTCCCCACTTCTCTCAGCACAGCCTTGAGTGATCTAGAGACGACGGTAACGCAGATCCAAGCAGAGGTAACAGAAATAGCGGACTTGTTACCGCAGCCTTTGGATGAAAACTCTGTACCCCTGCCTTCTCTACTGCAAAATCTGCTTTATCCACTGCTTGATTGTCTTCGCCAAGTTCTCCAAGTCGATACGGTAGCAGTATTACTCTGTTCGGCAGACAAACAATATTTAACTGTAAACGCAGCTTGTGGGTTGGAAGAAGAAATCACCGCAGGAATTCAAATTCCTATCGGATACGGCTTTGCAGGTAATATTGCTGCCAAGCGCGAGTTAACAATCGTTGATGATTTATCCCAAGTAGACGTTTTCAGCCCGATTCTACGTCACAAAGGACTTCAGTCGATGTTAGGTTTACCATTACTAGCCAACAATAAAGTTGTGGGAGTTTTTCACGTAGGGACGTTTCAGTCGCGCCAATTTCGTGTAGATGAAGTGCAGATCCTCAAGTCTGTTGCTGCTCGTATTGGAATAGTCAGCGATCGCATATTGGCATTACACGTATCAAGTCAAGAAAACTCGAAAATAAAAGTACTGCAACAACAACGTCATCAACTTATTAACTTTCAAAATTGCTTGGAAGCAGCAAAAGAGTTTCTTGTATATCTCATGGAGTTGTCTAACTTAGAATACTCGCTCGTGTGAAGTTTCAAAGATAAACACAGCTTTATGTTGTTATGCATAGCAGGATAGTCGTACTAAACATACGGCTCTCCACTTATTTTTGAGTATTTGACACTACTCACCATATATGAGCAGACAAATCTTACGTCGATTGATTCAACATACTGTTTTTACAAAAGTCATCTTTCTATTGTATTACAGTCATGTAATCAAAGTTACTATTATTACTCTCTCAATTAAGAATAAGCTAACAAAAAATCAGGATAACTTTAGTCGTTATTTTTTAACCCCAGTCAAAGTTAATATTTCTACTAATCATAGTAAGCCTAATTTCAGTGGTGATGTACTAGCTACTAAGGATGCGATCGCTAATTTGGAAGAAAATTGTGCGTTTATTCCTGAATACAACTCACCATTAAAAATTATGCTTTTGGGTGACTCTATTACCCACGGAGTCAAAGGAACAGATGACAGAGATAGTGGTGGCTACCGCCCAGAACTATGGCAAAAGTTTATTGCTGATGGATTACCAGTTAAGTTTGTTGGCTCAAGAGCCAGTGGACCTGAAAACCTTGGAGATAAAACGCATGAAGGTCA
This window contains:
- a CDS encoding alpha/beta fold hydrolase, translating into MKSLEEMSVSQAEQNSTLEPNTSEGEVYIAPRNSIELQLAQMWEQVLEIQPISIIDNYFDLGGDSLRALRLFDLIEQTFGKKLSLATLIQAPTLEQLAQVIGQETESVRFTSLVPIQPSGSKPPLFCMHGNGAHVLAFQDLAQYLGADQPFYGLQARGVDGVTTPLNRIEDMAAAYIEEIRAVQPEGPYYLAGFSSGGVVAFEMARQLHAKGEKVAFVGLLDTFVPGCFKKVTVPEWFSRQWRNFWRFGLKHPVKMAYRSLQRKWYFVYWNIYLLLAGSLPYFWHRKYVGYSIRKAMRTYKFQPYAGKLTLFRATEVPGKGWYYYPSGMPTPDDWYTKDPEYGWGSLAEGGLETHDLPGNHSTILKEPYIQVLSNTLEACLEKARAEATRAELNQIA
- a CDS encoding GAF domain-containing protein, with translation MSDLETTVTQIQAEVTEIADLLPQPLDENSVPLPSLLQNLLYPLLDCLRQVLQVDTVAVLLCSADKQYLTVNAACGLEEEITAGIQIPIGYGFAGNIAAKRELTIVDDLSQVDVFSPILRHKGLQSMLGLPLLANNKVVGVFHVGTFQSRQFRVDEVQILKSVAARIGIVSDRILALHVSSQENSKIKVLQQQRHQLINFQNCLEAAKEFLVYLMELSNLEYSLV